The genome window TGCTTTGGGATTGAGATATGATTCGATGGATCAACCTAAACGGGGCTTAAGTTAATATGTTTAAAGGTCTTTTTCTGACATTCAGTCTGTTTGCGATGGTGGGTACCAGCTATGCGGGCAGCCTGCACGGGACGGTCACATTCAGTGGCACGCCGCCGCCGCCCACCATCCACAAAACGGGTAAATATCGCAAAGCCTGCGGACCCGAGTTTTCCAGTCAGGCCCTGTTGCTGCATGGCCAGAAGGTCCAGAACGGAGTGGTCTGGTTGACCGAAAAGAAGGGCAAGGCGCTGACTCAGGCCCCTATCACCGGCGATTTCAAACTCGACCAGAAAAACTGCCGTTACAGTCCTCATATCGTGGCGATGCCGCGCGGGGCTGAGTTGCAGATTCTTTCGAGCGACCCGATCAACCACAATATCCATACCTATTCCTTCGACAACGATCCCATCAACCTGATGTTTCTCCCAGGTCAGGAATACGTTCAGGAATTCGAAGAGGCGGAGATCGTCAAAATCGAATGCGATCTCCATTCATGGATGCAGGCATGGATTGTAGTCACCCCCAACCCCTATTATGCAGTCACCCCGGAGTCCGGTTCTTTTGTGATCGAGGACATTCCCTCCGGAAGTTACACGTTGAATGTCTGGCACGAGGTGCTGGGCACTCAAAGCCGGAAAGTAGAGATTGACGCCGAGGATCATGAAATCAATTTTGATTTCAGCGAATTGGCCGAACAAGTCTCTCAGAATCAATAACCCTAGCTTTTTCTGAGTTGTCATCATGTTTGAACACTGGACGAAACGCTTTTCGAGACAAACCCATTCTCTTTTGATTGCGCTGCTGGTTCTCCTGCTGGGTTCCCATTCTGCGTGGGCTTACCAGGAAATTGAGGTTAAAAACGGTGGCTCGATTTCGGGCAGGACCATCCTGGACGGGCCCAAGCCCCCACCTCGGGTCTATCACCTCGTGCTGTTTCCCAATCTCGACATCTGTGCCGAGGTGGAAACCGATGACGAGATGAACCGTGTTATGTATGATTTCATCGCGAACAAGGAACGGGGCATGAAGGATGTCGTCGTCACTCTCGAACACGTCGAAGCCGGCAAATCCTTTCCGTCCAAGCCCATCAACATCCTGTCTGAAAACTGCAAGTTTTATCCGGATGTCAACGTGATCCGCCAGGGAGAGACTTTCTTCGTGGACAATCAGGATGCGGTGATGCACAACAGCCAAGTGTACCAGAAGGAACGCGGAAAAATCATTTTGAACATTCCCATCCCGGCGGAGGAAATTTCCGAAGGGAAGGTTCAATTCCAGAAAAATTACAAAATTTTTCAGATGATCTGCGGCATGCACGAGTTCATGCAGACCTGGGGATACCGGGTGCAGAACCCGTATCATTACAAAACGGGCCCGGATGGCACGTTCAAGATCGACAACATTCCTCCGGGGGAATACACCGTCAATGCCTGGCACTACCTGATGAAGGTGCGAAGCAAAAAAATCAAGATCGAACCGAATCAGGAAGTGAAGATCGATTTCCATTTCGATGGAAACGAAATCGAGCGGCCGTATTACGAGACCATCAAATCCGGACGCATTAAAAAGGATGCCCGGGTGCCCGGCACCATCCATTAAAGAGATAGATACAAACCAACTTTTGTTCCGGCTGGATAACCGTTGTCATCACGCGTTGTCAAAACCATCAAACGGACGAGTGTATCCGGGCTGATCGGATGGGCCTTTGCATTGTGGCTGCCCATCAGTCCGGTTTTTGCGTTCACCAGTCCGGAGAGCACAGACCTCCCCGATACCATCACCGTCGGCGCCACCACCTATTCGCTGCCGAACCTCGACAATCCCCTTCGTAAAGATAAAAGCAGACTCGAACAGCATTTCGATGAAGGCGGCAAGCTGTATTTCACACATTGCTACCTGTGCCACGGCGACCTGAAGGACGGCAACGGTATTTTTGGTGATCGGTTTTCCCCCGCCCCTGCCAACCTGCGCAAGCTGGTCTTTGACGCCGGCAAGGGCGAGCGTTTCGCCTTCTGGCGCATCGCCAAGGGCGGTGTCGGTCTGCCGGAACGATTTCAACCGTGGAACTCGGCCATGCCCGCCTGGGAAGGCACGTTGACGCCGGAGGAAATGTGGAAGGTCATTCTCTATGTGTACGATTCGGTAAAGCACCCCTTCCTGCCGAATCCCCCCGCCACGCCCACCGCCGAACGCGGCGCCAAAGTTTATAAAAGGCACTGCGTCTATTGCCATGGGATCAAAGGCGACGGCAAAGGTATCGCGGCTCCATTTTCCAGTCCCCGTCCCCGCAACTTCACCAAGGGCCACTCCAAATTCCGCTCTACGGCATTTGGCAAAATACCAACCGACAACGATCTGCATAAAATGCTGGTGCGGGGCATGCCGGGCACGACCATGCCTTCGTGGAAGCATCTTCCTGAAAATGACCGCAAGAGCCTGGTGCTGTATCTGAAAACGCTGGGGCGCAAATTTGAAAAATTCAAAAAACGTGGCAAGACGCATAAGGTGATCGATGTGCCGGAACCGCCTGCCTTCACACTGGAAAGCAAAGAACGCGGCCGTCAGCTATTCATCAAAACCTGCTCCGGGTGCCACGGCGTGGAAGGACGCAGCGACGGGGAGTCCACACACAAGATCGTCAACATCGGCAAAGACCAGTTGCGTCCACGCAACCTGACCCAGTCGTGGCTGTTCCGCCGTAGCGCCAACCGCAAGGAGTTGTTTCAAACGTTGCGCACCGGCTTGTCGCTGACGGCCATGCCACGCCTGTCTCCCCGCGTGTATTCCGATGAGACGGTATGGGATCTCGTGAACTATACGTACACCCTGTCGCCTGCGGTGCGGCCAGACGTCCTCCCTGAAATGCGCGCCACACGTATTGAGGGGGCCTTGCCGAAGAGTCCGGAAGACCCTGCCTGGAATAAAATAACCGCATATTTTTATCCCGTGGGAGGGCAATTGCAGGAAGAGCCGAAGTCCTATTTCACCACGACGAGCAGCTTGTGGGTGCAGGCGGTGCACAACGGACAGGACATCGCATTCCGCGTGCGCTGGGACGATCCGACGGTTGATCCCATATTAAAAGAAACCGCGACGGTGGTGGAGTCGCCGCCACCGCCCCTGCCCGCGCATTTGCGGGCAGATCCCTCCACTCTGCCGCCCCCGCCGAAACCGCAACCGCAGAAGATACCCGATGCGTTCGCTCTCCAGTTCCCGGCTTCGCTCGATGCCGCCACACTGCCGTTTTTCCTCAATGGCGACCGGGAACATCCCGTCACCTTATGGAAGTGGTCCTCGTACCCCAACCAGGTCACGGAGTGGGCCGGCCAAGGACTGCAACACCTTTCGCGCAAGGGATTCAGCCAGGAAGTGACCGGACAGGTGGCCTTCCGCTATGGCCAATACCTGCTCATGCTGAAACGCAAACTCAAGACACACGATGCACGGCAGGACATTCAGTTTCGCACCGGGCAGCAGGTGCCGATCGCATTCAATATCTGGGACGGCAATGAGGGCGAGACGGGGTCGAAGAAAGCGGTGTCCAGCTGGTACCGACTGATTCTGAAATGATCAGCGCTTGATCGCGGAAAACTCGCTGGCAACGGGTGGGAGGCTCGTCAGGTAGGTGAGGATATCCCGGATCTCCTGAACGGAAAGAATATCTCCAAAATTGCCCGGCATGATGGAAATTTCCTGGGTCTTGAATTTCTTGATATCGTCTTTCTCGACGTGGATATTTTCCCCGTCCTTGTTGATGATATCGATCGACTTGTCATCCTCATTCACTTTCACTCCAGTCAAAAATCGTCCGGCCTGGGTGAGGATGAGCACCGATGAATACCCGACAGTAATGACCTCTTTAGGAGCAAGGATGGACTCCAGTATGAATGGCCGTGTGCGGCTGACGCCAACATAACTCAAGTCCGGCCCCACCTGCCCGCCTTTTCCCTGAATCGAGTGGCATTTCGAACAGTACGCATTTCCCTTGGCGTCAAAAAACAATTTCTTGCCGTTGTCGGCGTCCCCTCCGGCTTTTAAATAAGGCTCCCAGTCGGCAGGCCGTTTCACTTCCCCCAGGTTGGACAGATAGGCCGTGATCAGGCGGCTTTCCGTATCATCCAAACCGATGGTCGGCATTTTGGTTTGCGGCTTGACCCGCTGTGGACTTCGAATCCAGGAATAAATCCATCCTGGAGTGAACATGAACCCGGCACGGGAAAGATCGGGTCCCACCTCCCCGCCTTCGCCATTCACTGTGTGACAGGCAAAACAACTTTTCTTCTCACGGAACAGCCAACGTCCATCACCCAAAACCTTGGGATCGTCCCCTTTTTCGTGGTGCCACTTCCGGAACGCCTCCATCACCCCGGGTTCCAGGGTTGGGGTATGGGGACGCCCCCGCTTCACGTCTTCAGGCAGGAAGACGGGTTGATCGTGGTCCCGCCCCAGAAACCGAATGTACGCCACCAGGCTCCAGGTTTCGGCCTCCGACAGGGTGCGTCCAAAAGCCGGCATCAGGTGTGATTTGCGTACTCCCGCGCCTCCCAGCTTGATGGCCCGGAAGATCTGTTCGTTGGATTTCTTTTTAGTGAATTCGGGATTGGAAAGTTCTGCGGGAGACTTGTCGAGGTGATCGGCATTGTAGCCGTCCCCGTTTCCCGTAAGCCCATGGCAGTGCGCGCAGTAATGAAGATAGAGCGCTCGGCCTTTCTGGATCAGAGCCTTGAATTGATCCTCGAGACGGCCGACTTCATTGGGCCACCCGGTGGCGGGGAGTCCCCACATCAGGACGGCAGCGAACAGGATTTTCAGTTTTTGGGACATTAAAAACTTTTTATAAGAGAAAATTTTTTAAATTCCCGGCCCGTAAGAACCGTCCTGAACCTTCGCCAAACCCCACGGACAAGCATTCAATACAGGCTTTTGCCAGTCAGAGAATATCCTATTCAGGCGGCTTTGTTAATCAAAAAAGGACAGGAAGCAAAACGAACGTCCGCTGTCGCC of Nitrospina watsonii contains these proteins:
- a CDS encoding c-type cytochrome; translated protein: MSSRVVKTIKRTSVSGLIGWAFALWLPISPVFAFTSPESTDLPDTITVGATTYSLPNLDNPLRKDKSRLEQHFDEGGKLYFTHCYLCHGDLKDGNGIFGDRFSPAPANLRKLVFDAGKGERFAFWRIAKGGVGLPERFQPWNSAMPAWEGTLTPEEMWKVILYVYDSVKHPFLPNPPATPTAERGAKVYKRHCVYCHGIKGDGKGIAAPFSSPRPRNFTKGHSKFRSTAFGKIPTDNDLHKMLVRGMPGTTMPSWKHLPENDRKSLVLYLKTLGRKFEKFKKRGKTHKVIDVPEPPAFTLESKERGRQLFIKTCSGCHGVEGRSDGESTHKIVNIGKDQLRPRNLTQSWLFRRSANRKELFQTLRTGLSLTAMPRLSPRVYSDETVWDLVNYTYTLSPAVRPDVLPEMRATRIEGALPKSPEDPAWNKITAYFYPVGGQLQEEPKSYFTTTSSLWVQAVHNGQDIAFRVRWDDPTVDPILKETATVVESPPPPLPAHLRADPSTLPPPPKPQPQKIPDAFALQFPASLDAATLPFFLNGDREHPVTLWKWSSYPNQVTEWAGQGLQHLSRKGFSQEVTGQVAFRYGQYLLMLKRKLKTHDARQDIQFRTGQQVPIAFNIWDGNEGETGSKKAVSSWYRLILK
- a CDS encoding c-type cytochrome; its protein translation is MSQKLKILFAAVLMWGLPATGWPNEVGRLEDQFKALIQKGRALYLHYCAHCHGLTGNGDGYNADHLDKSPAELSNPEFTKKKSNEQIFRAIKLGGAGVRKSHLMPAFGRTLSEAETWSLVAYIRFLGRDHDQPVFLPEDVKRGRPHTPTLEPGVMEAFRKWHHEKGDDPKVLGDGRWLFREKKSCFACHTVNGEGGEVGPDLSRAGFMFTPGWIYSWIRSPQRVKPQTKMPTIGLDDTESRLITAYLSNLGEVKRPADWEPYLKAGGDADNGKKLFFDAKGNAYCSKCHSIQGKGGQVGPDLSYVGVSRTRPFILESILAPKEVITVGYSSVLILTQAGRFLTGVKVNEDDKSIDIINKDGENIHVEKDDIKKFKTQEISIMPGNFGDILSVQEIRDILTYLTSLPPVASEFSAIKR